A stretch of DNA from Micromonospora sp. NBC_01813:
CACACCTGCGCCGCACGGTCCCACAACACCGGGTCCGAGGTGCCGTCGATCCGGCTGATCTCCGCCGCGCACAACTCCCGGTAGCCGATCACCGCGTCCCGCACCGGGGCCGCGGTGTCGGTGGTGCTGCTGCGTTCCATCCGTTCGACCACCGCGACCAGTCGTTGTACGGCCTGCGGGCAGGCCGGCGCACCCGCCGACCGGGCCTCGGCCTCGGCCCGTAGTCCGTGCCAGACCAGCGGCGCCTGCAACCAGACGTCGTCGGACCGGCTCTGCGCCAGGTCGAGCCCCTGCTGGACGGCCTCCCGGGCCTCCCGGTGGTGTCCCCGCCACATCGCCAGCCCGGCCCGCAGGGTCAGCAGCGGCAGCATGTACCGGACCCCGCCGTCGGCGGCGAGCAGGGTCTCGATCGCCTCCAGATCGTCCTCGGCGCCGTCGAGATGACCGAACCCGACATGGATCCGGCACCGCGCCAGCAGCAACTCGACCGCCTCCGCACCGGACGGACGGTGCCGCAACGCGGCAGCCAGCACCTCCTCGGCCTCAGCCCACCGGCCCAGCCGGAACAGTCCGTTGGCCGCCACCGCCAACAGCCGGGTGCCGAAGGTGCGGGCCAACCCGACCCGCTCGGCCCGCTCGGCACCCTGGCGGGCCACCGCGACGCCCTCCTCCAGCTCGTTCAGCGGACCGCTGAGCAGCTCGGCGAGCTGCAGGTCCGCCACCGCCACGTCCTGCGGGCCGCCAGCCGTCTCGGCGGTACGCCGGGCCTGCCGGACCGCCTCCTTGCCGGCTTCCGGATCGTTGAGGTACGCCTGGCTGTAGCCGAGAGTCACCCCGGCCAGCACCATCGCCGACGCGCAGTCGGGCACCTCGGCCGCCAGGTCAAGGGCCTCCCTGGCCCGCCGACCCGCGTCGGCGTACCGGCACAGCTGCAGCAGCAGATCCGCCGAGTGCGCGGCGGCGGCCACCCGCTCGCCCGGTGCCACGTCACTGGCAGCCAGCGTCCGGTCGTACTCCCGCTCGGCCTCGGCCAGCTGACCGACCGCCGTCAGGTATCGGGCCCGCAGCGTGTACAGCCAGGACGGCGGCGGACCGAACAGGTTCGTGGCCAGCTGCTCCAGCAGCGCCAACGCGCGCTCGTGCTCGCCGCTGCGGTGGGCCGCCTCGGCTGCCCGGCGACCGAGCGCGGTCACGTCGAACTCCGTCAACCAGGCCGGCGGGACCTGATTGGCCAGGTCGACGGCGCTCGCCCAGTGCTCGAACGCCTCGGCGAAACCGTACAACCGCTCGGCCTCCTCGGCCGCCGCGACGACCGCCGGCAACGCCCGGGTCGTCTCGCCGGCCTCCCGCCAGTGGTACGCCAACCGGGCGTGCTGCAGGTCGCCGAGCGGCTCGGCGGCCAGCGCCTCGGCGTAGCGCCGGTGCAGCCGCACCCGCTCACCGGGCAGCAGCCGCGGCTCCAGCACCTCCTTGATCAACGGATACCGGAACCGGTAACCGTCCGCCTCGGACAGCAACACCCGCTGGCCGACCGCGTCGCGTACCGCCTGCAGCAGTCGCTCCTCGGCCAGCTGCACCACCCGGGCGAGCAGATCGTGCGCGACCGGCTCCACCCCGGCGGCCACCGCGTGCGACACCAACTGGGCGTCGGCCGGCAACCCGTCGACGTGGGCCAGCGTGATCTCCCGCAGCGTCTCGGACAGCCCGTCGCGGCCGTCCCGGGCGTCGCGGGCAAGTTCTTCGGCGACGAACGGGACGCCGCCGCTGCGCCGCCACACCGAATCGATCAGGTCGGAATCGGGTTGCCGCTCGATCAGCTCCGCCACCAGGTCGGCGGTCTCGGACCGGTCGAGTGGATCCAGCTCCAGGACGTGCACCGCCCCGGACCGCGACCGCGACCGACGGAGTTCCAGCAGCATCCGGCGGATCGGATCGTCACCCTGCAGGGTCTCGGTCCGGGCCGCACCGAGCAGCAGCAGCCGTACGTCACTCAGGCCGGCGAGCAGGTAGAGCAGCAGATGCCGGGTGGTCAGGTCGGCCCACTGCAGGTCGTCGACGACCAGGACCAGGGTCCGGCCGGCGGCGACGACACCCAGTCCGCGCGAGATCCGTTCCAGCAGGGCCCCGGCGCCGTCGGGGTCGCTGGCCTCGCCGTCGAGGACCGAGATCAGGTCCCGAACGGCCGTGCCCGCGACAACGCCACCCCGGCCGACCTGCGGTTGAAAGCGCCGCAACGCCTGGCGTAACGGATGCAATGGTGACGAGTCCCCAATGTCCAGACATGCACCAGACAGCACCAGCGCGCCAGCGGTACGTAGCCGGTCGCTCGCCGCGCTGAGCAGCCGAGTCTTGCCGATGCCGCTCTCGCCCATGACGAAGACAGCGGCCGTGTCGCCCCGTTCAACCCTCCGTAGTGCCCCATGCAGCACCTGTAGCTGGGCGCGACGCCCGACGAAGGGCACTTCGTCCGGACCCCAGGCCAACGAGCCGCCTTCGCGTGGCTGTGTCAATCCGATCACCGACATAAAGGGTGGGAGTATCTGACATACGTCGTTCTACAGATCCTAGGGCTGCCCCGTGCTGGGACCGTTTCAGCCATCCGTTCCATACGTAGGTCCACACGGACCAGATCAGGTCCACCCCGGAGCGGATCGGAGCACCACCACAGCGCAGGAGGCGATCATGAAGACGCTCCGCCGCAACCCCGGGCACCACGCCGAACCCACCGCCAGCAGGATCTGCCCCGGCTGCGCCGCCCCGGGTCGATCGACCCACCGCTACTGTGCCGGCTGCGGACTGTCACTTGTACCGCCAACCGGATGGACCGAACCGACCGTGCGGACCCAACGACGTACCGTCACCGTTCTCTTCGTCGACATGGTGGGTTTCACCAAACTGGCCGGCCGGCTGACCCCGGAAGCCGTCCGGCAGGTGCAGCTGCGCTACTTCCACGCCGTCCGCTCCGTGATCCGCCGACACAGCGGTGTGGTCGAGAAATACATCGGCGACGCGGTCATGGCGGTCTTCGGGGCTGGCTCCGACGGCCCTGACGCCTCCAGGGCGGCCGGGGCGGCCTACCGGGCGGTGCGGGCGGCAGTGGAGCTGCCCGACGCGGTACGCGACGCCGAATTCCCCGGCGACGCGCGGGTGCGGGTCCGGGTCGGGGTGGCCACCGGCGTCGCCGCGGTCGACATCGATGGTGTGGTCGACGGCGGCGTCGGGTTCCTCACCGGCGATGTGATCAACATCGCCGCCCGGCTACAGGCGCACGCCGCACCGGGCACCGTCGCCATCGCCGCCACGACCTGCCAGGCGGCCCGTGCCACCCAGCCGTACCCCGCACCGCGCACCGCGCTCGCCTTCCGCCCACAA
This window harbors:
- a CDS encoding helix-turn-helix transcriptional regulator, with protein sequence MIGLTQPREGGSLAWGPDEVPFVGRRAQLQVLHGALRRVERGDTAAVFVMGESGIGKTRLLSAASDRLRTAGALVLSGACLDIGDSSPLHPLRQALRRFQPQVGRGGVVAGTAVRDLISVLDGEASDPDGAGALLERISRGLGVVAAGRTLVLVVDDLQWADLTTRHLLLYLLAGLSDVRLLLLGAARTETLQGDDPIRRMLLELRRSRSRSGAVHVLELDPLDRSETADLVAELIERQPDSDLIDSVWRRSGGVPFVAEELARDARDGRDGLSETLREITLAHVDGLPADAQLVSHAVAAGVEPVAHDLLARVVQLAEERLLQAVRDAVGQRVLLSEADGYRFRYPLIKEVLEPRLLPGERVRLHRRYAEALAAEPLGDLQHARLAYHWREAGETTRALPAVVAAAEEAERLYGFAEAFEHWASAVDLANQVPPAWLTEFDVTALGRRAAEAAHRSGEHERALALLEQLATNLFGPPPSWLYTLRARYLTAVGQLAEAEREYDRTLAASDVAPGERVAAAAHSADLLLQLCRYADAGRRAREALDLAAEVPDCASAMVLAGVTLGYSQAYLNDPEAGKEAVRQARRTAETAGGPQDVAVADLQLAELLSGPLNELEEGVAVARQGAERAERVGLARTFGTRLLAVAANGLFRLGRWAEAEEVLAAALRHRPSGAEAVELLLARCRIHVGFGHLDGAEDDLEAIETLLAADGGVRYMLPLLTLRAGLAMWRGHHREAREAVQQGLDLAQSRSDDVWLQAPLVWHGLRAEAEARSAGAPACPQAVQRLVAVVERMERSSTTDTAAPVRDAVIGYRELCAAEISRIDGTSDPVLWDRAAQVWERRNHPYPAAYARLRQAEALYAIRTRNADATRALQSAYRTARRLGARPFTEEIQGLAHRARITLSAGEPESMPEVDSQEPVTLRAGLTSPPTVGERVARVLGNERAGRSSVTERTSRVLSPPPSRSDELAVLTDRERQVLELVAEGRTNRATAEALFISERTVGVHVSNILNKLQVKTRVQATRVFMRNQPRA